A window of the Brassica napus cultivar Da-Ae chromosome C5, Da-Ae, whole genome shotgun sequence genome harbors these coding sequences:
- the LOC125587844 gene encoding uncharacterized protein LOC125587844, whose translation MVTLKLEICIEFVKLTVDLVAAMAESIEVAFRHRPPPQVPYSAGVNGRSHYSTVPIPLVGFL comes from the coding sequence ATGGTGACTCTAAAGCTTGAGATTTGCATCGAGTTTGTGAAACTAACCGTTGATCTCGTCGCCGCCATGGCAGAATCAATCGAAGTAGCTTTCCGTCACCGTCCTCCGCCTCAGGTTCCATATTCAGCGGGGGTGAACGGGCGGAGTCATTACTCCACCGTTCCCATTCCTCTCGTAGGGTTTCTGTAA